One stretch of Thermoanaerobacterium sp. PSU-2 DNA includes these proteins:
- a CDS encoding O-methyltransferase: MIDSDIKFIRQLFDVSQGLLKEIESYASDNFIPIVKPEVAKFLETIIKIKQPENILEIGTAIGYSSIVMLLAYENCKILTIEKDMEMAEIAKENFLKASLLDRVELIKGDALDVLPCLNKKYDLIFIDAAKGHYKEFFDESLRLLSDRGILICDNILYKGYVAAEKHVKHKRRTIVYRMRDFILYVLNKTGISTSIIPIGDGLSISVKE, from the coding sequence ATGATAGATAGCGACATAAAATTTATAAGGCAATTGTTTGATGTAAGTCAAGGGCTGCTTAAAGAAATCGAAAGTTATGCAAGTGATAATTTTATTCCAATCGTAAAACCTGAAGTTGCGAAATTTTTGGAGACAATTATAAAAATCAAGCAACCAGAAAATATTTTAGAAATAGGCACAGCCATTGGCTATTCTTCTATCGTGATGCTATTAGCTTATGAAAATTGTAAAATTCTTACCATCGAGAAAGACATGGAGATGGCTGAGATTGCAAAAGAGAATTTTCTTAAAGCATCTCTATTAGATAGGGTTGAACTTATAAAAGGTGATGCTTTGGACGTTTTGCCTTGTCTTAATAAAAAGTATGACTTAATATTTATTGATGCAGCAAAAGGCCATTACAAGGAATTTTTTGACGAATCTTTAAGGCTATTAAGCGATAGAGGCATTTTGATTTGCGATAATATTTTGTATAAAGGTTATGTTGCTGCTGAAAAGCATGTAAAACATAAGCGGAGAACGATAGTTTATAGGATGAGAGATTTTATTTTATATGTTTTAAACAAGACAGGAATATCTACGTCGATTATTCCTATTGGTGATGGTTTGTCTATAAGCGTAAAGGAGTGA
- the mltG gene encoding endolytic transglycosylase MltG, with amino-acid sequence MINVKGKVKKRSLVAIVIVVFFIISAAIYYESLFKPVDDNSTEKEVIIPQGASTLEIAKILRNKDLIKSEWFFIFRSKFYNDGVQMKAGKYLLSSNMTTDEIIEKLKEGKVVLDTVKFTIPEGFTVSEIADRLQQMGIVKKSDFMNEAQNGVFNYEFLKDIPKDRPDRLEGYLFPDTYIIKKGTSAHDIINLMLSRFDEIYKSYIKGKETNVGMTTDKIVIIASMIEKEAKIDKDRPLIAGVIYNRLNKNMKLQIDATVEYALGEHKDKLSLDDLKVNSPYNTYLHYGLPIGPISNPGLKSIEAAINPAKHDYYYYVAQNDGSHIFSRTYIDQLNAEKKVN; translated from the coding sequence ATGATAAATGTAAAGGGGAAAGTAAAGAAAAGATCTCTTGTTGCTATTGTTATTGTAGTTTTTTTTATCATATCAGCGGCTATATATTATGAGAGTCTATTTAAGCCTGTTGATGATAATTCGACTGAAAAAGAAGTTATCATACCACAAGGTGCATCGACTTTAGAAATAGCTAAGATATTGCGAAATAAAGACTTAATAAAAAGTGAGTGGTTTTTTATTTTTCGTTCAAAGTTTTACAATGATGGCGTCCAAATGAAAGCGGGGAAATATCTTTTGAGTTCAAATATGACTACGGATGAGATAATTGAGAAGTTGAAAGAAGGAAAGGTTGTATTAGACACTGTTAAATTTACTATACCTGAAGGATTTACTGTAAGTGAGATTGCAGACCGTTTGCAACAGATGGGGATAGTAAAGAAAAGCGATTTTATGAATGAAGCTCAAAATGGTGTGTTTAATTATGAGTTTTTAAAGGATATTCCTAAAGATAGACCAGACCGTTTAGAAGGATATCTTTTTCCTGACACATATATTATAAAGAAAGGAACCAGTGCTCATGATATTATAAATCTCATGCTGTCAAGGTTTGATGAAATATATAAATCTTATATAAAAGGGAAAGAGACGAATGTTGGCATGACTACAGACAAAATTGTGATAATAGCATCAATGATTGAGAAAGAAGCTAAAATAGACAAAGATAGACCACTTATTGCTGGTGTAATATACAACAGGCTAAATAAAAACATGAAATTGCAGATTGACGCTACTGTGGAATATGCTTTAGGAGAGCACAAAGACAAATTATCTCTTGATGACTTAAAAGTTAATTCACCATATAATACTTATTTGCACTATGGATTGCCAATAGGGCCAATTAGCAATCCGGGTTTAAAATCCATAGAAGCAGCTATAAACCCTGCAAAACATGATTATTACTATTATGTGGCTCAAAATGACGGTTCTCATATTTTTAGCAGGACTTATATAGATCAGTTGAATGCGGAAAAAAAGGTTAATTGA
- a CDS encoding YlbF family regulator: protein MNVYDKAYELKRAIEELPEYKAFKDAFKKIESNEQNKKMLEDFRKKQLEIQTKELTGKEITKEDEEMLKKLYDILSLNPELNAYLSAEYSFSRIMDDITKIIMDVVNLK from the coding sequence ATGAACGTATACGATAAAGCGTATGAATTAAAAAGAGCAATAGAAGAACTGCCTGAATATAAAGCATTTAAAGATGCATTCAAAAAAATTGAGTCAAATGAGCAAAATAAAAAAATGTTAGAAGATTTTAGAAAAAAACAATTAGAAATTCAGACGAAAGAACTGACGGGAAAAGAAATAACAAAAGAAGATGAAGAAATGCTGAAAAAGCTTTATGATATACTGAGCTTAAATCCCGAATTAAATGCTTATCTTTCTGCAGAATACAGTTTTTCTAGGATAATGGATGACATTACAAAGATTATAATGGATGTTGTTAATTTAAAATAA